From Tachysurus fulvidraco isolate hzauxx_2018 chromosome 6, HZAU_PFXX_2.0, whole genome shotgun sequence:
TCACAAAGTGGGACGATTGTTGGCGATATTCGGCACGTTTTCGCTGAAAAAACTCAAGTGGCTTTTCAGCGTGATTGGGGTATAATGTCTTTAAGTGACACCTTAATTTATTTGGCTTCATGCTGTCCACAACATTTTTAGACACGGTAAACATACTAACATCTAAACATACAACAGTAAACCTCTTTCCTCGTCTCCCACCGTAGTCACAGTGAAGCCAAACGCTACGCACGCTTCGTCATATTACCTCGTCTTAGCTTTAGCATTtagctttaatttaattttagctTTAATTTAGAAACAGAAGTTCACCTACTGCTTTAGAAATGAGAATAAACTAAGCTCAAGCTTAAGATAAGCTTTGTTTATTTCAACTCACAAGTAGTGAAGACGATGGATTACTATTAGTTTCTTAAGTACCTTTCAGAACTTATAAACTTAAGTTCAGTATCCAAAACTATCATGACATTTGTTGTTAAAGTAATATGCTCACATAACTTTATTCAGGATAtcatgtgttacagtgtgtctaATTTTATCTAGTTTATCAGAAATTGATGTCAGACTATATTACTCATCAGCCCTAGCATGTCACATGTCCCAGTACTTACTCACAACTGTGATTACATTCAAGTTCttgttttggtgtgttttgttgGGAAGCTTTAGTTGTATTAACATGTTATTGTGTGTGCTACAGTAGAGCTCATAGTCATATGTGCTTTGCGTCATCTTTACTATCTGTACTTGCAATCACCTTCTCCTCCCAAACCTGACAGCTAGATTTTATAGATAGATTACAGATttcagagtttaaaaaaaacgtaCAACTGCTGATTGGCTAATCTGCTGTTTTATGAAAAATAGAATACAGCTCTTTGGGTGTATTTTATAAAGAGGTTCCATAAGAGAAGGTTCGAGAAGActcgaactactgtatctcgtgtgtgtgcatcgactcgagtccttttccaacctctcttCTGTTTGcaaagaccgcttgcgacacgTGGCTGGCGACATGTGTCtggcggtaagctcattttacctgtcaatcaattttgaatccactctgtagcagttactttagtgtagagttatgcaccATTCGGGTCcggtcgggttaaaaaaaaattgctgtcggactcgggtcaaattttttcgggtttgtctccggtcgggtctttcttaaaaaaacaaaattatgcaCGTCAGGTTCGGGtgaaaaagtgattcgggtcacttcgggttgGGTACATTTCTTAAGACccaagaagacctctagttcCAGCACAATCCAATGTTAAAAACTAAATTGGTTGTCTATTTATAGCAATTTGCTAGTTCCAACTTGACACTTTGAAATGCTCCTCTAATTCAAATATGGCCTAAAATGATAACTGTACAATGTATGCATGAATGTGAAGTTCCGTTTTGGCTTGTGAAATATGTACGTGTAAGAATAAGGTGTTAGAACCTGATATGCTTATGCTCATACTAACTACAGAGGAAACTACATCATTTCTAACGGTTCAgaacatttaatgtaaaattcATAGAATTTACTGCAGCAGGGTTACAtgtaaaatactgaaatattctTACAGgcaattactttatttattacctTATATTGCAGTGTGCATCAAAGACCATACTATTTTGCTCAAAGACTAAACAAGGGCCACTTGTTCTCATATTTGAACTCACAGCTTTCTGATATATAGCTCAACAGTTTtaccactgagttaccactTCCTTTAACATGATTGCACCCCATTCAGCTCTGCTATTGGATTACCTCTTTTAATTAATTAGGAGTTTAATTTATAACCGGTTCATTTACATTTGACCGGACAACATGTTTTAGACAACAGTTTAAGCTTGCTACAGTATAGCTGTAACATTACTGAAAACATCCCTTTGTTAATTaatacacatttcttttttctttcctttcctacAGACAGAAGAGCCTAAGGAGGATGTTCTCTATGCCACCATTGATCATGGCAAAGAAAAGACAGCAGGGCATGACAAAACGTCTGACAGAAGAAACTCCAAGGATAGTGACTGTGATTATGCTGAAGTTAAGCTTCCcactgagacaaaaaaaatggacCACAACGAGGACTGTGCAGATGACTATGTCCTGATGAGCTGAGCTTAAAAGCATTGTGTGCTTAACTTAACATtagctatatttatatatatagtataacaCAACTTATTTACAATTTTAGACTCTAGTGGTTAACCATGTGCACCTCATCTTATCATCTtatcataataaacattaacaataatCAACATAAAACTGTTAGCATTTGGGTGACCACTggtttgcatttattttgttgtataGCTTTAATTATGTCACTTAGCAAATTACTTATTGTTAAGTTAATACTCAGAGTGTGGATTTAACTCTTTTAGTATagttggacacacacacacacacacacacacacacacacacacacacacacacacacacacacacacacacacacacacacacattttaacagTTTAATATTAAGGATTTTGCTTTGTAAATGCTTTCATTTTGGGTCCATAATCCAAACTAcctttgtatataatgtttggaTGTATTGAATGTATCTGTTCTAtaacttacaaaaaaatatactttCCCTATAGAAATAAtgtaattatgtaaataattttaactTGGTTTAAACAGAGAAATCATATAAAAAATTTCCTTGAAATTAGAAAATGCAGTGTGAGTGGTTctatttgttaattaattaattaattaattcatttattggtgtatttatttatttatctattgtaaaaatgaaaaaagttaattaaaggTAAGTAAACCGCCTCTAGATGACgccacacacatactgtattgcACCCTGCTGACATTGCTGAGCAC
This genomic window contains:
- the si:ch211-214p13.7 gene encoding uncharacterized protein si:ch211-214p13.7 isoform X1; its protein translation is MGNHSCFMRRKDTYQDNAGQTEEPKEDVLYATIDHGKEKTAGHDKTSDRRNSKDSDCDYAEVKLPTETKKMDHNEDCADDYVLMS
- the si:ch211-214p13.7 gene encoding uncharacterized protein si:ch211-214p13.7 isoform X2: MGNHSCFMRRKDTYQDNAGQPKEDVLYATIDHGKEKTAGHDKTSDRRNSKDSDCDYAEVKLPTETKKMDHNEDCADDYVLMS